From the Corythoichthys intestinalis isolate RoL2023-P3 chromosome 13, ASM3026506v1, whole genome shotgun sequence genome, one window contains:
- the epdl1 gene encoding ependymin-like 1 — MKLLVVLVSFLAACKAQNPEPCTSPALLSGQLTLATQNEQLWAFARYLYDALGQRIRLQEMGFYQNKSFTYDALLLYREGVMYEINNQESTCKKRALRADFHPMAVPRNASLMGQAVLGSSSGPGQGVLVNTWTGHLPDNARYLVTVTEFGCIPISTSYRTQPFGWMVTSFFNNVIGISDPNQLNPPGFCQDALHEEPIDFFSLFHMMK; from the exons ATGAAACTTTTAGTGGTGCTTGTAAGCTTTCTGGCAGCATGCAAGGCCCAGAATCCTGAACCATGCA CAAGTCCTGCTCTTCTGAGCGGCCAACTGACTTTG GCCACACAGAATGAACAACTCTGGGCTTTTGCCCGCTACCTTTACGACGCACTTGGACAGAGGATAAGACTCcaggaaatgggattttaccAGAATAAGTCTTTTACCTATGATGCTCTTCTTCTCTACAGAGAG GGCGTGATGTACGAAATTAACAATCAAGAGTCCACCTGCAAGAAAAGAGCGCTGCGGGCGGACTTCCATCCTATGGCGGTCCCGAGAAACGCCAGTCTGATGGGTCAGGCCGTTCTGGGGAGCTCCTCGGGCCCGGGTCAGGGCGTCCTCGTCAACACGTGGACGGGTCATCTTCCTGACAACG CACGTTATTTGGTCACCGTCACGGAATTTGGATGCATTCCCATCTCGACGTCGTACAGAACTCAGCCATTTGGATGGATGGTGACGAG CTTTTTCAACAACGTCATTGGCATTTCGGACCCCAATCAGCTTAACCCTCCAGGTTTCTGTCAAGACGCACTGCACGAGGAGCCAATCGACTTCTTCAGCTTGTTCCACATGATGAAATGA
- the cskmt gene encoding citrate synthase-lysine N-methyltransferase CSKMT, mitochondrial isoform X1 encodes MALLLKSFLTNSRIFPACLRLRSTLSSEMIENMDKKATWDRFYVENNSKTSPFKNFEWFFGFEAVQNIILPLLQSSTSLQAPLQVLDIGCGTSALGPSVYRSCSVPVRVTCGDISPVAVRLMQEHARDVPPGNRFSQLEFVELDCTQLHKHFGPSSVDLIVDKGTTDALLKSKQGKTSAGLVLKQCLKALRHSGSLLQFSDEDPDARLVWLETEARTARVGVHEVGTLRGVCYFCYHVTPHSSGQH; translated from the exons ATGGCTCTCTTGTTAAAGTCGTTTTTGACAAATTCAAGGATATTTCCAGCATGTTTGCGACTTCGCTCAACTCTCAGCT CTGAAATGATTGAAAACATGGACAAGAAAGCCACCTGGGACCGCTTCTATGTTGAAAACAACAGCAAGACGAGTCCATTCAAGAACTTTGAGTGGTTTTTTGGCTTTGAAGCAGTGCAAAACATCATCCTGCCCTTATTACAGAGCAGCACCAGTTTACAAGCCCCACTTCAAGTCCTGGATATAGGCTGCGGAACGTCTGCATTGGGTCCATCTGTGTACCGAAGCTGTTCTGTTCCAGTTCGGGTGACTTGCGGGGACATTTCTCCTGTGGCCGTACGACTCATGCAGGAGCATGCCAGAGACGTTCCCCCTGGCAACCGCTTTTCACAGCTGGAATTTGTGGAACTTGACTGTACGCAGCTGCATAAACACTTTGGTCCTAGCAGCGTGGACCTCATCGTGGACAAAGGCACCACAGATGCTCTGTTGAAGTCCAAACAAGGGAAGACGAGCGCTGGATTGGTGCTGAAGCAGTGTTTAAAGGCTCTCCGCCACTCGGGGTCTTTGCTCCAGTTCTCGGATGAGGATCCAGATGCCAGGCTGGTTTGGCTGGAGACAGAAGCGCGGACAGCACGTGTTGGGGTACACGAAGTGGGAACACTGAGGGGAGTTTGTTACTTCTGCTATCACGTCACTCCTCACTCAAGTGGACAGCACTGA
- the cskmt gene encoding citrate synthase-lysine N-methyltransferase CSKMT, mitochondrial isoform X2 — protein sequence MFATSLNSQLYVSRSTAEMIENMDKKATWDRFYVENNSKTSPFKNFEWFFGFEAVQNIILPLLQSSTSLQAPLQVLDIGCGTSALGPSVYRSCSVPVRVTCGDISPVAVRLMQEHARDVPPGNRFSQLEFVELDCTQLHKHFGPSSVDLIVDKGTTDALLKSKQGKTSAGLVLKQCLKALRHSGSLLQFSDEDPDARLVWLETEARTARVGVHEVGTLRGVCYFCYHVTPHSSGQH from the exons ATGTTTGCGACTTCGCTCAACTCTCAGCTGTACGTTTCACGCTCGACTG CTGAAATGATTGAAAACATGGACAAGAAAGCCACCTGGGACCGCTTCTATGTTGAAAACAACAGCAAGACGAGTCCATTCAAGAACTTTGAGTGGTTTTTTGGCTTTGAAGCAGTGCAAAACATCATCCTGCCCTTATTACAGAGCAGCACCAGTTTACAAGCCCCACTTCAAGTCCTGGATATAGGCTGCGGAACGTCTGCATTGGGTCCATCTGTGTACCGAAGCTGTTCTGTTCCAGTTCGGGTGACTTGCGGGGACATTTCTCCTGTGGCCGTACGACTCATGCAGGAGCATGCCAGAGACGTTCCCCCTGGCAACCGCTTTTCACAGCTGGAATTTGTGGAACTTGACTGTACGCAGCTGCATAAACACTTTGGTCCTAGCAGCGTGGACCTCATCGTGGACAAAGGCACCACAGATGCTCTGTTGAAGTCCAAACAAGGGAAGACGAGCGCTGGATTGGTGCTGAAGCAGTGTTTAAAGGCTCTCCGCCACTCGGGGTCTTTGCTCCAGTTCTCGGATGAGGATCCAGATGCCAGGCTGGTTTGGCTGGAGACAGAAGCGCGGACAGCACGTGTTGGGGTACACGAAGTGGGAACACTGAGGGGAGTTTGTTACTTCTGCTATCACGTCACTCCTCACTCAAGTGGACAGCACTGA